From the genome of Corallococcus macrosporus DSM 14697:
AAGGCCCTGGTGTTCCAGGACTCGGAGCAGGGGAGCCGCTACGAAGAGGCGGACATCCCGGAGGAGTACCAGGAGGCCGCCGCCGCGGCGCGCGGCGAGCTGCTCGAGGCCGCGGCCGAGCAGGACGACGCGCTCACCGAGAAGTTCCTCGAGGGCGTGGAGCTGACCGAGGACGAGGTCCGGGGCGCCATCCGCAAGGGGTGCGTGGGCCTGAAGCTGTTCCCGGTGTTCTGCGGTTCGGCCTTCCGCCACAAGGGCGTGCAGCCGCTGCTGGACGCGGTGGTGGACTACCTGCCCAGCCCGCTGGAGGTGCCGCCCATCCACGGCAAGACGCCCAACGGCGAGGACGCCGTGCGCGAGACGCGGGACGACGCGCCCTTCAGCGCCCTGGCGTTCAAGATCATGAACGACCCGGCGTTCCAGTCCCAGACGCTGACCTTCCTCCGCGTGTACTCCGGCAAGCTGGAGGCGGGCACGGCGGTGTGGAACTCGGTGAAGGGCAAGCGCGAGCGCGTCAGCCGCCTGGTGCAGATGCGCGCGGACAAGAAGGACGAAATCACCGAGTGCTACGCCGGTGACATCTGCGCGGTGGTGGGCCTGAAGCTGGCCGGCACCGGCGACACGCTCTGCGACGACAAGCAGCCCATCATCCTGGAGCGGATGGAGTTCCCCGAGCCCGTCATCGACATCGCCATCGAGCCGAAGTCGACGGCGGACCAGGACAAGATCCTCCAGTCGCTGCAGCGGCTGGCCATGGAAGACCCGTCCTTCCGCGTGAAGACGAACGAGGAGACGGGGCAGACGCTCATCGCCGGCATGGGCGAGCTCCACCTGGAGATCATCGTCGACCGCCTCCTGCGCGAGTTCAAGGTCGACGCGAACATCGGCAAGCCGCAGGTGGCCTACCGCGAGACGGTCTCCACGCAGGTGGAGATGGAAGGGAAGTACATCCGCCAGACGGGGGGCCGCGGCCAGTACGGCCACATCTGGCTGCGCGTGGCCCCCAATGAGCCGGGGCAGGGCTTCTCCTTCGAGAACAAGGTCACCGGCGGCGCGGTGTCCAAGGAGTTCGTGGACGCGGTGAAGTCCGGCTGCGCCGAGGCCATGCAGAACGGCCCGGTGGCGGGCTACCCCATGGTGGACGTGAAGGTGGAGGCCTTCGATGGCTCCATGCACGACGTGGACTCCAGCGAGATGGCGTTCAAGATTGCCGGCTCGCTGGCGTTCAAGGACGCCGTGCGCACGGCCGCGCCGGTGCTCCTGGAGCCCATCATGAACTGCGAAATCGTCACGCCCGACGACTTCATGGGGGATGTGATTGGCGACCTGAACGGGCGGCGCGGGAAGGTGCTGGGGATGACGCCCCGGCCTGGCCGGGTGCAGGCCATCCAGGCGCAGGTGCCCCTGGCGGCCATGTTCGGCTACTCGACCGACCTGCGCAGCCGCAGCCAGGGAAGGGCGACGTACACCATGCAGTTCAGTCACTACGCGCCCGCGCCCAAGTCGGCGCTCAACCGCTGAGTGGCTGGAGCCCGGCCGCGGACCGGTCGGGCGATTTCAGTTGACGTTGTGGCGGGTTTGGAGCAGGACGCAGCACCTTCGCAGTTGTTTTCCGCGAGTCGACTCGTGCCGGGCTTCGAACCGGCAACCCCGTGAGGAGAGGCCATGGCCAAGGAGAAGTTCGAGCGTAACAAGCCCCACGTGAACATCGGCACGATCGGACACGTGGACCACGGCAAGACGTCGCTGACCGCCGCCATCACCAAGGTGCTGGCGAAGACGGGCGGCGCCACGTTCCTGGCGTACGACATGATTGACAAGGCGCCGGAGGAGCGTGAGCGCGGCATCACGATCTCCACCGCGCACGTGGAGTACCAGACGACGAACCGGCACTACGCCCACGTCGACTGCCCGGGCCACGCCGACTACGTGAAGAACATGATTACGGGCGCGGCGCAGATGGACGGCGCCATCCTGGTGGTGTCGGCGGCGGACGGCCCGATGCCCCAGACGCGCGAGCACATCCTGCTGGCGCGCCAGGTCGGCGTTCCGTACATCGTCGTCTTCCTGAACAAGGTGGACATGCTGGATGACCCCGAGCTGCGCGAGCTCGTGGAGATGGAAGTCCGGGACCTGCTCAAGAAGTACGAGTTCCCTGGCGACGACATCCCCATCATCCCGGGCTCGGCGCTCAAGGCGCTGGAGGGTGACACCAGCGACATCGGCGAGCCGGCCATCCTGAAGCTGATGGAGGCGGTGGACAGCTACATCCCGACGCCGCAGCGCGCGACGGACAAGCCCTTCCTGATGCCGGTGGAGGACGTGTTCTCCATCTCCGGCCGCGGGACGGTGGCCACCGGCCGCGTGGAGCGCGGCATCATCAAGGTGGGCGAGGAAGTGGAAGTCGTCGGTCTGCGTCCGACGCAGAAGACGGTCGTCACGGGCGTGGAGATGTTCCGCAAGCTGCTGGACCAGGGCATGGCGGGCGACAACATCGGCGCGCTGGTGCGCGGCCTGAAGCGCGAGGACATGGAGCGCGGCCAGGTGCTGGCCAAGCCGGGCAGCATCACCCCGCACACCAAGTTCAAGGCGCAGATTTACGTGCTGTCCAAGGAAGAGGGCGGCCGTCACACCCCGTTCTTCAAGGGGTACCGTCCGCAGTTCTACTTCCGCACCACGGACGTGACGGGCTCGGTGAAGCTGCCGGACAACGTCGAAATGGTGATGCCGGGCGACAACATCGCCATCGAGGTGGAGCTCATCACCCCGGTGGCGATGGAGAAGGAGCTGCGCTTCGCCGTTCGCGAGGGTGGCCGCACGGTGGGCGCCGGCGTCGTGGCGGAAGTCGTCGAGTAGCGTACAGGCCCCCAACGGCTCCCTGAGTCCCCCAATGGGGAATTTTCGGGGAGCCGATGGGAATCCAGTTGCACACCCTGGGGCGGGATGGTACACACCGCGCCCCTTCGTTCTGAAGAAACGGCTCTGTGAAATCCAGGGGATGTCGGTCGTAACGCCCTCCCGCGGCAGAGGCAGAGTTCGTCCAAAGAGGTTCTTGCGAATGGCGACACAGAAGATCCGCATCCGGCTGAAGGCGTACGACTCGAAGCTCCTGGACCAGAGTGCGGGTGAGATCGTCGAGACGGCCAAGCGCACGGGCGCGAAGGTGGCCGGTCCGATCCCCCTTCCCACGCGCATCAACAAGTTCACCGTGTTGCGGTCTCCGCACGTGGACAAGAAGAGCCGTGAGCAGTTCGAGATCCGTACGCACAAGCGCCTGCTCGATATCCTCGAGCCCACGCAGCAGACGCTGGATGCGTTGATGAAGCTGGATCTGTCGGCTGGCGTTGACGTCGAGATCAAGTCCTAGGAAGCGGGTGGGCGTTCGAGTGGTTTCACTCCGACCCCCGCGAGGAAAGTGCCATGGCGAAGTTTGACGTTGTCGACCTGGATTTGAAGAAGGTGTCGGAGATCGAGCTCTCCGACGATGTCTTCGGCACCGAGCCGAACGCCCACCTGTTCTACGAGGTGGCGAAGATGCAGCAGATCAACCGGCGCCGCGGCACGGTCGGGGTGAAGAACACCTCGCTGGTCAGCGGCGGCGGCAAGAAGCCCTGGAAGCAGAAGGGCACCGGCCGCGCTCGTCAGGGCTCCATCCGCGCTTCCCACTGGGTGGGTGGCGGCAAGGCGATGGCTCCCAAGGCGCGCGACTACTTCTACCGCCCGCCCCGCAAGGTGCGCCGCGGCGCCCTGAAGTCCGCGCTGTCCCTGCGGGCCCAGGAGAAGACGCTCATCATCCTGGACGGCTTCTCCCTGGATGCTCCGAAGAGCAAGCAGGCCTTCGAGGTCCTCACCAAGCGGCTGAAGCTCCAGAACGCCCTGGTGATTGACGACAAGGGCAACACCAACCTGCACCGCAGCGTGCGCAACCTGGCGAAGTTCGACGTGCTGCCGCCCGAGGGCCTGAACCTCGAGGCCGTTCTCCGGCACTCGCACCTCGTCCTCACGTCCGCGGCCGCGAAGACCCTCGAGGGGGCGCTGTCATGAATCTGAACGACGTCATCAAGGGCCCGCTCATCACCGAGAAGCTGGACAAGGCCCGCGAGAAGTTCCGCCAGTACTCGTTCATCGTCGACCGCAAGGCGACGAAGCACGACGTGGCCCGCGCGGTGGAGACGCTCTTCAAGGTCACCGTCGAGGGCGTGAACACCAACATCGTCCGCGGCAAGATCAAGCGGGTGGGTCGTAGCATCGGCAAGCGGCCCAACTTCAAGAAGGCGGTTGTGACGCTGAAGCAGGGCGACTCGATCGAACTCTTCGAGGGAGGGGCGGCCTGACGCCACGGCGTCGAGCCAGCCTGAGGAACACACCATGGGCATCAAGAAGTACAAGCCGACTAGCGCCGCCCGCCGTCTGATGACGGTGTCCGACTTCGCGGACATCACCAAGGACTCGCCCGAGAAGAGCCTCACCGAGCCGCTCAAGCGCTCCGGTGGTCGCAACGTTCACGGGCACATCACCCGCCGGCACCAGGGCGGCGGCCACAAGCGCCGCTACCGCGTCATCGACTTCAAGCGCCGGGACAAGGATGGCGTCCCCGCGAAGGTCGTGGCCGTCGAGTACGACCCGAACCGCACCGCCAACATCGCGCTGCTGCACTACGCGGACGGCGAGAAGCGCTACATCCTCGCTCCGGTCGGCCTGAGCGTGGGTGACACCGTGTTCGCCGGCGAGGGCGCGGACATCCGGCCTGGCAACAGCCTGCCGCTGCAGAACATCCCGGTGGGTACGGTCATCCACAACGTGGAGCTGAAGCCGGGCCGTGGCGCCCAGGTCATCCGCTCCGCCGGCACGTCCGGCCAGCTGATGGCGAAGGAGGAGCGCTACGCGCAGGTGCGTATGCCCTCCGGCACCGTCCGCAAGGTCCTCATCGAGTGCCGCGCCACCGTGGGTCAGGTCGGCAACATCGAGCACGAGATCATCCGTATCGGCAAGGCGGGTAAGAGCCGCTGGCTGGGCATCCGTCCCACCGTCCGCGGTCTGGCGATGAACCCGGTCGACCACCCGCACGGCGGTGGTGAAGGCAAGTCCGGTCAGGGTAACCCGCACCCTGTGTCCCCCTGGGGCAAGAAGACCAAGGGTCTCACCACGCGCACCAACAAGCGCACTGACAAGTTCATCGTCTCCGGCCGCCGCCAGGGCGCGCGCAGCCAGTAAGAGGATTCCATGGCTCGTTCGATCAAGAAGGGTCCGTTCGTCGACGACTTCCTCGTGAAGAAGATCGAGGACATGATCAAGACGAACAAGAAGGCCGTCGTAAAGACGTGGTCCCGCCGCTCCACCATCCTTCCGGAGTTCGTGGGTCACACCTTCGCGGTGCACAACGGGAAGAAGTTCATCCCGGTGTTCGTCACGGAGAACATGGTTGGCCACAAGCTCGGCGAGTTCGCCCCGACGCGTGCGTTCGGCGGTCACTCGGCGGACAAGAAGGTCGCCAAGGCCCCGGGCAAGTAGCCTGGCGCATTGCCTGAGAGCCTGAGGAGAAGACCATGGAGTCGACTGCACATCTGCGTTTCCTGCGCATGAGCCCCCGCAAGATTTCCACCGTTGCGGAGCTCGTCCGGGGCAAGCCTGTCGAGGCGGCCCTCAACATCCTGAAGTTCACCAAGCGCGCCGCGGCCAAGCCGGTGGAGAAGCTCATCAAGAGCGCCGTGGCCAACGCGACTGACAAGTCCAAGGGCCAGGTCGACGTGGACACGCTCTACGTGAAGACCATCTCCGTGGACCAGGGCCCCACCCAGCGCCGGTTCATGCCGCGCGCCATGGGCCGGGCCACCCCCATCAAGAAGAAGACGGCCCACGTCCACGTGGTGCTCGCCGAGGCGAAGAAGTAGGACCCGTCGGGCCCTGCCCGGACGCTTCAAGGAGAATCACGTTGGGACAGAAAGTTCATCCGATCGGGTTCCGGCTTGGTGTCATCAAGACCTGGGACTCCAAGTGGTTCGAGCACAAGAACTACGCGCAGTGGCTGCACGAGGACATCCGCATCCGCGAGTTCGTGAAGAAGTCGCTGAACCACGCGGGCGTGTCCAAGGTGGAGATTGAGCGCGCCGCCAACAAGGTGAAGGTCAACGTCCACACCGCGCGGCCGGGCATCGTCATCGGCAAGCGTGGCGCGGGCATCGAGACGGTGAAGAAGGACCTCCAGCAGTTCACGAAGAACGAGGTCTTCCTCAACATCGTCGAGGTCCGCAAGGCGGAGACCGACGCGCAGCTCGTGGCGGAGAACATCGCCACGCAGCTCGAGCGCCGCATCGCCTTCCGCCGCGCCATGAAGAAGGCGCTGCAGACGGCCATGAAGTTCGGTGCCAAGGGCATCCGCGTGGCCTGCTCGGGCCGCCTCGGTGGCGCGGAGATGGCGCGCTACGAGTGGTACCGCGAGGGTCGCGTGCCCCTGCACACCCTGCGCGCGGACATTGACTACGGTTTCGCCGAGGCGAAGACGACCTACGGCAAGATCGGCTGCAAGGTCTGGGTCTGCAAGGGCGAGGTCCTCCCGGGCAAGGGTGGCCAGGCCCCCATGCCCTCCAACCGGTAATCAGTCCACCCGCGCCGGGCGCTCTCAAAAGGGGCGCCCGGGGCAGGGCGGCGAAGGACAGCGACGATGCTTCAGCCTGCTCGTACGAAGTACCGCAAGATGCACAAGGGCCGCATGCCTGGCAGTGCTCACCGGGGTAGCGACATGACCTACGGTGAGTACGGCCTGATGAGCCTCCAGCCGGGGTGGATCACCTCCCGGCAGATCGAGGCGGCTCGTATCGCGATGACGCGTCACGTGAAGCGTGGCGGCAAGATCTGGATCCGTATCTTCCCGGACAAGCCCATCACCAAGAAGCCCGCTGAGACCCGTATGGGTACCGGCAAGGGCGGCGTGGAGTACTACGTCGCGGTGGTGAAGCCCGGCCGCATCCTCTACGAGATGGAGGGTATGACGCCGGAAGTGGCCACCGGGGCGCTGAAGCTGGCGCAGGCGAAGCTGCCGGTGCTCACGAAGATCGTGAAGCGGGCGGACCTGAGCCTCTAAGGCACCGAGCGACGGGAGCCGGTCTTGAAGACGGCTTCCGGTCGCATGGAGAGTGAAATGGCGACTGCGAAGGAACTGAAGGAACTGTCGGCGGACGACCTGAAGCAGCGCGCGGCCGAGCTGCGCGAGACCCTGTTCCAGGACCAGCTCAAGCGGCGGACCGGCTCGCTGGACAACCCGGCCGAGCGCACCACGCACCGACGGGACCTGGCGCGGGTGCTGACCGTGCTGACCCAGAAGACGAAGGCCCAGGGCTGAAACCCTCGACTCCAAGCGCGCTCAGCAGGTAGAGGAGCGCGTGCGGCCATCCGGGCAGACGCCCGGGTGCATGAGAGACAGTGAGAAAGAAGATGGCTGAAGCGACCGAGACGCAGGCTCCCGCGACTTCCACCCGTGGCCGTCCCAAGACGCGCGTGGGGATCGTCACCTCCAACAAGATGCAGAAGACGGTCGTCGTCACCGTCCAGCGCCGGGCTCCGCACCCGAAGTACGGGAAGATCATGAGCCTGCGCGAGAAGTACAAGGCGCACGTGGAGGACCACGATTACCCCAAGAAGATCACCATCAACGAGGGTGATCGGGTCCGGATCGCCGAGACCAAGCCGACGTCGAAGGACAAGCGTTGGCGCGTGGTCGAGGTGCTGGAGAAGAGCAAGAACGTCTAGCACGCATGTCCGTTCCGCGTGGCCGTGAGGCGGCGCGGGATGGTCACCGGCGACAGGAGATTCCCAGATGATTCAGATGACGAGCGTGCTCGACGTGGCGGACAACTCGGGCGCGAAGAAGGTGTTCTGCATCAAGGTGCTCGGCGGTTCCAAGCGCAAGTACGCGTCCATCGGCGACGTGATCGTCGTCTCGGTGCGCGAGGCGCTTCCCAACTCGAAGGTGAAGAAGGGTGACGTGGCCAAGGCCGTCATCGTTCGCACCAAGCGCGAGGTGGGTCGTCCGGACGGCAGCTACATCAAGTTCGACGGCAACTCCGCGGTCCTCATCAACAAGGACATGGAGCCCATTGGTACGCGTATCTTCGGGCCCGTTGCCCGTGAGCTCCGCGCCCGCAAGTTCATGAAGATCATCTCGCTGGCGCCCGAGGTCCTCTGAGAGGACGGCAGGCCGGACGGCGAGCAGCCAGAGAGAGGAAGCCATGCAGAAGCTGAAGGTGGGAGACACGGTCCAGGTCATGGCCGGGGCCGAGGCCTCCGAGAAGAACCCGGCGACCAAGCGCGGCAAGGTGCTGAAGATCGATCGCGAGGCGGAACGCGTGACGGTCGAGGGCCTGCGCCTGGTCAAGCGTCACATGAAGAAGACGCCCCAGAGCCCCGAGGGCGGCATTGTCGAGAAGCCGGGCACGATCGCGCTGGCGAGCGTGCAGGTGGTCTGCGTCAAGTGCGACAAGCCGACCCGGGTGGGTATCCGTACCGAGGGTGAAGAGGGCAAGAAGAAGCGGTTCTGCAAGAACTGCGACGCCCTGATTGACTAGGTGTCCGCGTTGGTGCATGTATGCGCGCCCTTTGCCCACCCCGGTGGTGGGAAAGGGCGGGCGTGCAGGCATGGAGGGCCCGTGGAGCAACAGGGGCCCTCGCGGTGTTTCCAGGTTCCATACGAAGGACTGATCGGGCGTGCTGGGTCCACGACGGCGCCCCGAAGCAGAGGACAGGACGATGGCTGACGAGAAGAAGGCCGA
Proteins encoded in this window:
- the fusA gene encoding elongation factor G — encoded protein: MAREYPLERYRNIGIMAHIDAGKTTTTERILFYTGAIHRMGEVHEGNTTTDWMVQERERGITITSAAISAFWARRDQRYRVNIIDTPGHVDFTIEVERSLRVLDGAIAVFDAVNGVEPQSETVWRQADKYKVPRICFINKMDRVGADFEMSVGTIREKLGARAVRMQLPLGAEDKHRGVIDLLKMKALVFQDSEQGSRYEEADIPEEYQEAAAAARGELLEAAAEQDDALTEKFLEGVELTEDEVRGAIRKGCVGLKLFPVFCGSAFRHKGVQPLLDAVVDYLPSPLEVPPIHGKTPNGEDAVRETRDDAPFSALAFKIMNDPAFQSQTLTFLRVYSGKLEAGTAVWNSVKGKRERVSRLVQMRADKKDEITECYAGDICAVVGLKLAGTGDTLCDDKQPIILERMEFPEPVIDIAIEPKSTADQDKILQSLQRLAMEDPSFRVKTNEETGQTLIAGMGELHLEIIVDRLLREFKVDANIGKPQVAYRETVSTQVEMEGKYIRQTGGRGQYGHIWLRVAPNEPGQGFSFENKVTGGAVSKEFVDAVKSGCAEAMQNGPVAGYPMVDVKVEAFDGSMHDVDSSEMAFKIAGSLAFKDAVRTAAPVLLEPIMNCEIVTPDDFMGDVIGDLNGRRGKVLGMTPRPGRVQAIQAQVPLAAMFGYSTDLRSRSQGRATYTMQFSHYAPAPKSALNR
- the tuf gene encoding elongation factor Tu, translating into MAKEKFERNKPHVNIGTIGHVDHGKTSLTAAITKVLAKTGGATFLAYDMIDKAPEERERGITISTAHVEYQTTNRHYAHVDCPGHADYVKNMITGAAQMDGAILVVSAADGPMPQTREHILLARQVGVPYIVVFLNKVDMLDDPELRELVEMEVRDLLKKYEFPGDDIPIIPGSALKALEGDTSDIGEPAILKLMEAVDSYIPTPQRATDKPFLMPVEDVFSISGRGTVATGRVERGIIKVGEEVEVVGLRPTQKTVVTGVEMFRKLLDQGMAGDNIGALVRGLKREDMERGQVLAKPGSITPHTKFKAQIYVLSKEEGGRHTPFFKGYRPQFYFRTTDVTGSVKLPDNVEMVMPGDNIAIEVELITPVAMEKELRFAVREGGRTVGAGVVAEVVE
- the rpsJ gene encoding 30S ribosomal protein S10, with the protein product MATQKIRIRLKAYDSKLLDQSAGEIVETAKRTGAKVAGPIPLPTRINKFTVLRSPHVDKKSREQFEIRTHKRLLDILEPTQQTLDALMKLDLSAGVDVEIKS
- the rplD gene encoding 50S ribosomal protein L4, with amino-acid sequence MAKFDVVDLDLKKVSEIELSDDVFGTEPNAHLFYEVAKMQQINRRRGTVGVKNTSLVSGGGKKPWKQKGTGRARQGSIRASHWVGGGKAMAPKARDYFYRPPRKVRRGALKSALSLRAQEKTLIILDGFSLDAPKSKQAFEVLTKRLKLQNALVIDDKGNTNLHRSVRNLAKFDVLPPEGLNLEAVLRHSHLVLTSAAAKTLEGALS
- a CDS encoding 50S ribosomal protein L23, whose translation is MNLNDVIKGPLITEKLDKAREKFRQYSFIVDRKATKHDVARAVETLFKVTVEGVNTNIVRGKIKRVGRSIGKRPNFKKAVVTLKQGDSIELFEGGAA
- the rplB gene encoding 50S ribosomal protein L2, which translates into the protein MGIKKYKPTSAARRLMTVSDFADITKDSPEKSLTEPLKRSGGRNVHGHITRRHQGGGHKRRYRVIDFKRRDKDGVPAKVVAVEYDPNRTANIALLHYADGEKRYILAPVGLSVGDTVFAGEGADIRPGNSLPLQNIPVGTVIHNVELKPGRGAQVIRSAGTSGQLMAKEERYAQVRMPSGTVRKVLIECRATVGQVGNIEHEIIRIGKAGKSRWLGIRPTVRGLAMNPVDHPHGGGEGKSGQGNPHPVSPWGKKTKGLTTRTNKRTDKFIVSGRRQGARSQ
- the rpsS gene encoding 30S ribosomal protein S19, which encodes MARSIKKGPFVDDFLVKKIEDMIKTNKKAVVKTWSRRSTILPEFVGHTFAVHNGKKFIPVFVTENMVGHKLGEFAPTRAFGGHSADKKVAKAPGK
- the rplV gene encoding 50S ribosomal protein L22, which translates into the protein MESTAHLRFLRMSPRKISTVAELVRGKPVEAALNILKFTKRAAAKPVEKLIKSAVANATDKSKGQVDVDTLYVKTISVDQGPTQRRFMPRAMGRATPIKKKTAHVHVVLAEAKK
- the rpsC gene encoding 30S ribosomal protein S3 — translated: MGQKVHPIGFRLGVIKTWDSKWFEHKNYAQWLHEDIRIREFVKKSLNHAGVSKVEIERAANKVKVNVHTARPGIVIGKRGAGIETVKKDLQQFTKNEVFLNIVEVRKAETDAQLVAENIATQLERRIAFRRAMKKALQTAMKFGAKGIRVACSGRLGGAEMARYEWYREGRVPLHTLRADIDYGFAEAKTTYGKIGCKVWVCKGEVLPGKGGQAPMPSNR
- the rplP gene encoding 50S ribosomal protein L16; the encoded protein is MLQPARTKYRKMHKGRMPGSAHRGSDMTYGEYGLMSLQPGWITSRQIEAARIAMTRHVKRGGKIWIRIFPDKPITKKPAETRMGTGKGGVEYYVAVVKPGRILYEMEGMTPEVATGALKLAQAKLPVLTKIVKRADLSL
- the rpmC gene encoding 50S ribosomal protein L29 yields the protein MESEMATAKELKELSADDLKQRAAELRETLFQDQLKRRTGSLDNPAERTTHRRDLARVLTVLTQKTKAQG
- the rpsQ gene encoding 30S ribosomal protein S17, coding for MAEATETQAPATSTRGRPKTRVGIVTSNKMQKTVVVTVQRRAPHPKYGKIMSLREKYKAHVEDHDYPKKITINEGDRVRIAETKPTSKDKRWRVVEVLEKSKNV
- the rplN gene encoding 50S ribosomal protein L14; protein product: MIQMTSVLDVADNSGAKKVFCIKVLGGSKRKYASIGDVIVVSVREALPNSKVKKGDVAKAVIVRTKREVGRPDGSYIKFDGNSAVLINKDMEPIGTRIFGPVARELRARKFMKIISLAPEVL
- the rplX gene encoding 50S ribosomal protein L24 is translated as MQKLKVGDTVQVMAGAEASEKNPATKRGKVLKIDREAERVTVEGLRLVKRHMKKTPQSPEGGIVEKPGTIALASVQVVCVKCDKPTRVGIRTEGEEGKKKRFCKNCDALID